Proteins encoded within one genomic window of Methanosarcina barkeri str. Wiesmoor:
- a CDS encoding iron-containing alcohol dehydrogenase: MGCNMYVPTRTLFGAGQLNNLHTQKMPGKKAMIVISNGKSARENGYLARTEKQLKLVGIETVVFDKVQPNPLKSTVIAGAAFAKEHGCDFIVALGGGSCMDAVKAIAIMATNDGDYWDYVFGGTGRGKQMEHKPLSVITITTTAGTGSETDPWAVVTHEENHEKIGYGSDYLFPVLAVVDPELMISVPPEFTAYQGFDALFHSIEGYVSNGVNLMSDMYAITAIENISKNLAKAVKNGNDLDAREKVAFGNTLSGVVECVGSCTSQHSLEHAMSAYHQELPQGAGLIMLSKAYFTHLIEKHVCDNRFVQMAQIT; encoded by the coding sequence ATGGGTTGTAACATGTATGTACCTACTCGAACTTTGTTTGGAGCAGGTCAATTAAACAATCTGCATACCCAGAAAATGCCTGGCAAGAAAGCTATGATCGTTATCTCTAACGGAAAATCCGCAAGAGAAAACGGTTATCTTGCAAGAACTGAAAAGCAGTTGAAATTAGTAGGAATAGAAACCGTAGTGTTTGACAAAGTTCAACCCAATCCATTGAAATCAACGGTGATAGCAGGCGCTGCTTTCGCAAAGGAACATGGCTGCGATTTTATTGTTGCTCTGGGTGGCGGAAGCTGTATGGATGCGGTAAAAGCTATCGCTATTATGGCCACAAATGATGGAGACTATTGGGATTATGTGTTTGGTGGAACGGGAAGAGGGAAGCAAATGGAACATAAACCACTCTCTGTTATAACCATTACGACAACAGCAGGAACAGGCTCCGAAACTGATCCTTGGGCAGTTGTAACACATGAAGAAAATCACGAAAAGATTGGATATGGTAGTGACTACCTGTTTCCTGTTCTGGCAGTGGTCGATCCTGAACTTATGATATCTGTACCACCCGAATTTACTGCCTATCAGGGATTTGATGCATTATTCCACAGCATTGAAGGATACGTTTCTAACGGTGTCAATCTTATGAGCGATATGTATGCCATCACTGCAATAGAAAATATCTCAAAAAATCTTGCAAAAGCAGTGAAGAATGGAAACGATCTGGATGCGCGTGAAAAAGTGGCTTTTGGGAATACCCTTTCTGGTGTGGTTGAGTGTGTAGGGAGTTGCACAAGTCAGCATTCCCTAGAACATGCAATGTCAGCCTATCATCAGGAACTTCCCCAAGGTGCAGGTCTTATCATGCTCAGCAAGGCTTATTTTACACATCTGATCGAGAAACATGTATGTGATAATAGGTTCGTACAAATGGCACAGATAACGTGA